A region of Ictidomys tridecemlineatus isolate mIctTri1 chromosome 4, mIctTri1.hap1, whole genome shotgun sequence DNA encodes the following proteins:
- the LOC101955276 gene encoding olfactory receptor 56B1, with translation MSASFKGSNSSKFQVSEFILMGFPGIHSWQHWLSLPLALLYLSTIGANILILTIIYQDPSLKQPMYLFLGILSVVDMGLSTTIMPKILAIFWFDAKAISLPECFAQIYAIHCFLGMESGVFLCMAFDRYVAICHPLRYPLIVTNSFITKATLFMVLRNGLLVIPVPVLAAQRHYCSRNEIEHCLCSNLGVTSLACDDRRPNSICQLVVAWLILGGDLILIILSYALILRSIFRLNSAEAVSKALSTCSSHLILIFFFYTAVVVVSVTHLADTKNALIPVLLNVLHNTVPPSLNPVVYALRNRELREGFQKVFCLGLIKK, from the coding sequence ATGTCTGCATCTTTCAAGGGCTCCAATAGCTCCAAATTCCAGGTCTCCGAGTTCATTCTGATGGGATTCCCAGGCATTCACAGCTGGCAGCACTGGCTCTCCTTGCCTTTGGCACTGCTCTATCTCTCCACAATTGGTGCAAACATCCTCATCCTCACCATCATCTACCAAGACCCTTCTCTGAAGCAGCCTATGTACCTTTTCCTGGGCATCCTCTCTGTGGTGGACATGGGCCTGTCCACCACCATCATGCCAAAGATCCTGGCCATCTTCTGGTTTGATGCCAAGGCCATTAGCCTCCCAGAGTGCTTTGCTCAGATTTATGCCATTCACTGCTTTCTAGGCATGGAGTCTGGTGTCTTCCTGTGCATGGCTTTTGATAGATATGTAGCTATTTGTCATCCTCTTCGCTACCCATTGATTGTCACCAATTCCTTCATCACCAAAGCTACCCTGTTCATGGTGCTTAGAAATGGCTTGTTGGTCATTCCAGTGCCTGTACTTGCAGCCCAGCGTCATTATTGTTCCAGGAATGAAATTGAACACTGTCTGTGCTCTAATCTTGGGGTCACAAGCCTGGCTTGTGATGATAGGAGGCCCAATAGTATTTGTCAATTGGTTGTGGCATGGCTTATACTGGGTGGTGATCTAATTCTTATTATACTGTCCTATGCCCTGATTCTGCGCTCCATCTTTAGGCTGAACTCTGCTGAAGCTGTGTCCAAGGCTCTGAGCACTTGCAGCTCCCATCTCATCCTCATCTTCTTCTTCTACACAGCTGTTGTAGTGGTTTCAGTAACTCACCTGGCAGACACTAAGAATGCTTTGATTCCAGTTCTACTCAATGTGCTGCACAACACCGTCCCTCCTTCCCTCAACCCTGTTGTTTATGCACTTAGAAACAGAGAACTCAGAGAAGGCTTCCAGAAGGTGTTTTGCTTAGGTTTAATAAAGAAGTAA